Within Flavobacterium pisciphilum, the genomic segment AAAGATAAAAAATATCATCATCGATTTGGTACATCATCAAGATAATGATTCAAAAAATAATCTATCTGATATATTGAGTGAAAAACTGAATCATGACTACAACTATCTTTCAAATCTATTTTCTGAAGTGGAAGGTACTACGATAGAAAAATATTTTATTGCTCAAAAAATTGAAAAAATAAAAGAGCTTTTGGTTTATGATGAATTATCGCTAAGCGAAATTGCTATTCGTTTAAACTATTCAAGCGTAGCCTACCTTAGCAATCAGTTTAAAAAAGTTACTGGACTAACTCCAAGTTATTTCAAACAGATTCGTGAAGATAAAAGAAAACCACTGGATAAGGTATAAGTAAATATTACAAATCAAACCCATAATTCCGCAATAGAATTTAGAGTTCTTGTCGCCAACTTTGCATGTAAAATACAACAAGCGAAATATGGCGACAATTAAAACTAAGGAAACAATTTACATTCCTCTAGAAAATGTAGATAGCGAGCACTGTGCATTAATAGTAACAAAAGGATTAGCACAGGTTAAAGGTGTCGAAACCTACAATATAGAACTTAACAACCGTAGGGCTGCCATTACTGTATCTGACAATGAAATAGTTGGCAATGCTGTTAAAACGATTAAAGACCTAGGGTATGGTGTTACAACTGTTAAAAACAGTTTTCCTGTTCTTGGGATGACTTGTGCATCTTGTGCAGGCAGTGCAGAAAGCATCATAAAGTATGAATCTGGAGTTGTTGACGCTTCTGTCAACTTTGCAACGGGAAATCTAACTGTAGAATATCTTCCTAATATGACTGACGCTTCTAAATTACAGAAGGCTGCTCAGGCTGTTGGTTACGACTTACTTATTGTGGACGAAACCCAGCAACAAGAATCTCTGGAAGTTATCCATGCAGAGAAATTCAGAAAATTAAAAAAT encodes:
- a CDS encoding helix-turn-helix domain-containing protein, with the protein product MSILFIKNMVCNRCIMVVQNELEKLNLDFTNIKLGEVTLSKELSSDERDSVEKVLVPLGFEVIDDKKSRIIEKIKNIIIDLVHHQDNDSKNNLSDILSEKLNHDYNYLSNLFSEVEGTTIEKYFIAQKIEKIKELLVYDELSLSEIAIRLNYSSVAYLSNQFKKVTGLTPSYFKQIREDKRKPLDKV